Within Xanthomonas theicola, the genomic segment GCAGCGCCGGCCGCCGCGGTCACCAACTCAAGCCGGCGCCGGCGGACACGCTTTTGTCGTTGCCGGAAAACGCGCCGCCGAGCGAGACGCTGGCGCGCTGGCCGATCGCGCGCTGATAGCCCACTGCCAACGCGCTTTCGCCGCCTTGCGAGCCGACGCCCACGCCGACGCGGTTGGCGCCGGCCAGCCCCGAGGTGTTGACCGCCATGCCGGCGTAGGCGGCGCTCATCGCGCCCATGCGCCCGATGCGCCGGTCCACGTCGTGGAAGCGGCGATCGGTGTCGTTGCGCAGCGTAGTCAGGGTGTCGTCCCAGCCCGACAGGCGGCTGTCGGTGTAGGCCCTGGCGCTGCTCAGCGTGGCGCTGTCGCCGGCCTGCATCTGGCTGACGTTCACCGCATCGGTGGCGGCGCTGCCGGCGGCCACGTTGGTGACCTGGCGTGCGTTGCCGGCGCTGCCCACCGAGACGGTGTTGGCGCGGCTGGCGCTGGAGTTGCGGCCCAGCGCCACTGCGTTGTCCGCCGAGACCGACGCACCCTGGCCCAGCGCGGTGCCGGACGCGGCGGTGACCGCGGCGCTCTCGCCGACCGCCACCGCGTTGGTGGCGCTGGCGCTGATGCTGGCGTTGGCACCGACCGCGGTGCTGCTGTCGGCGTTGACCCGCGCATTGCCGCCCAGCGCGGTGTCGTTGGGACCGAAGGCCAGCGCATTGGCGCCGACCGCGGTGCCGTTCTCGCCGTTGGCGGTGGCGCTGGCGCCGGCCGCCACTGCGTTGGTGCCCGCGCCGACGCTAGCGCCCACCGCGACGCCGCCGCCGCCCTGGGCAAGACTGCCGACGCGGGTGTCCAGTGCCGTCAACGCACCATCCAGCGCCGAAACCGCCGAACCCACATTGGCGTAGGCGCTGCCCTGGACCAGATAGGCGCCGCCGCCCATGCTGCCGTCGCTGCCCACCACGCTGCCCGCGCCCAGGATGCTGGCGATGCCGCGCAGCTGCAGGACGTTGACCGCATCGGTGTCGGCGCTGCCGGCGGCGACGTAGGTCAGCTGGCGTGCCGCGCCCTCCCTGCCGAAGGCAACGCTGTGGTCGCGGTCGGCGACCGAACCGGCACCGATGGCCACGCTGTCGGCGCCGGTCGCCGCGCTGTTGTAGCCCAGTGCGACGGTGTTGGCGGCCAGCGCGGTGGCGCCGCTGCCGACCGCGCTGGCACCGTTGCCGTTGGCGCTGGCAGTGCTGCCGAAGGCGCTGGCGTCGGCGCCATCGGCGAAGGACTGGGCGCCCACCGCCACGGCATTGCTGCGGGTGGCCAGCGCCTGCGCGCCCAGCGCCATGCTGTACAGCGCGTCGGCATGGCTGCCGAAGCCCAGCGCGGTGCCGTGGTCGGACAGCGCCCAGGCGCCGGCGCCGATGGCGATGCCGCCGTTGCCGCTGGCCTGGGCGCCGTAGCCGCTGGCGATGCTGAAGAAGCCGGACGCTTTGCTGAAACCGCCGCTGGCGATGGCGCCGGTCCCGGATGCGCCGGCCGCATAGCCGACCGCCGCGGAATGTTCGCCGGTGGCCATGGTCGAGCGCCCTAGCGCGGTGGCGGAATCGCCGGTCGCCTGCGCGGCCGCGCCGAACACCGATGCGCTCGCCCCGCTGCCCATTGCATTCCAGCCCACCACCGTGGCGTTGGCTTGGGTGGCCTGCGAGGCGGTGCCGATCGCCAGCGCGCCGAAGCCGGTGCTCCTTGCGCTTTCCGAATCGCCGAAGCCGCTGCCGAAGAAGCTGCCGCCGATCGCGATCGCCGAGGTGCCGCTGGCCACCGCGCCGTCGCCCATCGCGATGGCCGCGGGTGGAGTGGTGGCCGATGGCGATGGCGAAGGCGCCGGACGCATCGGAACGGGCGCCCATCGCCACGGCGCGCAGGCCCGCGGCCGTGGCGAAGTCGTTGCCGTGGTTCAGGCCTTCGGCCACGAAGTAACCGAGCGTGTTCTGGCTGCCGGGCTGGACCGCGTCGGGCGACGCGGCTGCGTCGGCGCTGCCGGTGTCCTCGGCATCGTTCGCGCTGGCCGAAGCGGCCAGCGGCGTCAGCGCGCCCATCGCCAACAGCAATGCGGCGGTCAACAGGGGGTAAGACGCGTGCGGCAAGATGGAAGGGTGGGCGAGCCTATGGCTCGAACGTGCGCAGACGGGGGAGACGGGCATGATCGGGTCCAGGGCGGGCGCAGGGAGCCGCGGCCGTGGGGGGGGTAAGCCCGATTAAGGCAGCAAGCCCCGGCCTGCTTCAATGCGCGAAAATTCACCCCAACCTCACGGTAGACTCACGGCCATGGCATCCCGGGTGCGACGCATGCCGCAGAATTCGCTCGCCGCCTTGGGCGCGCGGCTCTGGCGACGCTGCTTGGCATGGCTGCGCCGCGTCCCTATCGCCGATCCGGTGGATCGGCGCAACGCGCCTGCGCTGTGCAGGCGCTGTTCGTGTTCCTCGGCAGCGAGATCCCGCTCAACAAGCTCTATCACCTGCTGACCGCGCCGCAGATCCAGATGAGCCCCGGCCAACTGGCAGTGGACGTGGGCACCGACATGGCGATCCCTGGCCGCCTGGACCGGGGTGTAGATGATCCACCGCGGCCTGCTGAAGCAGGCGGCCGCCGCGTTCGTCGCGGTGGTGCTGTGTTCAGCGGTGGCTGCCAACCTGGCGTTCGGCTACCAGCTGCAGGCCTTCGATCCCTACCCGATGATGATGCTGACCCTGGCTGCGCTGGTAATCGGGCGGCGTGCGCTGTGGCTGGTATACCTGTGCATCACGCTGGTCTTCTGGCTGGGCATGGCGAGTCCGTGGGGCCAGAATCCGGACGCCGCGCGCAGTCCGTTCCAGAACCTGCCGTCGCTGGCGCTGAGCTATCTGATGATCGCCCTGGTACTCGACCGTACCGTCGCGTCGCTGCGCGAGAGCCTGTGGCGCGCGCGCCGCAACGCCGCGCGGCTGCGCGTGGGGATGCGCGAGCGCGCGCAGGCGCAGCAGCGGCTGCTGCACCTGCAGAAGATCGAGTCGGTCGGGCACCTGGCCAGCGGGGTGTCGCACGACTTCAACAACATCCTCGCCGCGATCGTCGGCTACTGCGCGCAGCGCCACCGTGTGCACGAACTGGACTTCGCGCCGCACGCCGACGCGCTGGCGATGGCCGAGGCGCTGGAGGGCATCGAACTGGCCGCGCAGCGCGGCGTGGCGATCAGCCGCAAGCTGAGCGCGCCCGAGCGCTTCGATGCGAACGAGGCCTTGCGCGGCATCCAGCCGCTGTTGCGGCAGCTGTTCGGGCCGGCGGTGCGGCTGCAACTGGAGCTGGCGCAGGAACCGATGGCGTTGTTCCTGGACCGCAGCCAGCTCGATCTGGCGATGCTCAACTTCGCCGCCAACGCGCGCGATGCGATGCCCGGCGGCGGCGGCTTCTCGGTGCGGCTGCAGCGCAACGGCGAGTCCGCGCGCATCGAGATCGCCGATACCGGCATCGGCATGAGCGCGGAGGTGCAGCGGCAGGTGTTCGAGCCGTTCTTCACCACCAAGCCGGCCGGGCAGGGCACCGGGCTGGGCCTGGCGGTGGCGTTCGAGATGGCGCGGCAGGCGCGCGGCAGCCTGGACGTGCACAGCGCGCCAGGCGCGGGTACCCGCTTCGTGCTGCGCCTGCCGCTGGCCGCCGTGCTCAGCGCTCCTGCGGCATGAACAGGTAGCCCTCGCCGCGCACCGACTTCAGCGGCAGCGGCACGCCGGTACGCTCCTGCACCTTCAGGCGCAGCCGGTGCAGCAGCGCGTCCAGCCGGTGCGGGTCGATCTCCATGCCGAGGTTGCCGCCGAGCATGCCGACCAGCGCGTCGCGGGTGACCAGCCGCCCGCGCGCGCTCCACAGGCTCTGCATCACCTTGCGCTCGGAGCCGGTCAAGGGCACGGCGTTGCCGTCGGGCGCGAACAGGCACCAGCCATCGTCCTGCAGTTGCCAATCCTCGCTCGCGGCCGGTTGCGGATAGTGCAGGCGCCGCGCCACGCTGAACAAGGTGGCGGCCAGGATCTCGATCTGCACCGGCTTGACCAGATAGGCGTCGGCGCCCTGGTTGAGGCCGCGCAACAGATCGGGGCGGTCGCCGCGTCCGCTGAGAACGATGATGCCCAACGCCGGCCGCAGCGATTGCAATTGCTCGATCAGGGTGAAGCCGTCGCCGTCCAGCGCCGTCCACAGCGCCTGGATGGTGCGCAGCGGCGTCACCGCCATGCCGTGCTGCCGCAGTCCGGGAACCAGGACCCGGTCGCGCAACAGATCGTCGTCTTCCAGCAACGCCACCCGCAGCGCGAGGTTGGCGGTTGAGGTCGGCAGGCCACTGGGATCGGAAAGTCTGCTCACGACGCGGGATCGGGTAAGAAGCGGCATTCCTCACGACTGCAGCGTGCGGTCCCGAGGATGTGCGGCGCCATGCGGCCTGCCATCGGCTCGGCTTGCGCCCCGACAGTAGTCAGTTTCCACGGCGCTTTCAATGCGCTGCGGCGCGCGTGAACGCGGCGAGTGCACGCGGCGCTTGCGTTGCCGCGACCGGCACCCAAAATAACCGGCATCGCCGCGTTCCCGGGATCCACACGCATGCCCCTGCCGACCGATGCCCTGCGCCCACCCGCGCCGCTGCCGGCGCGGGCGCACGCCGCGTTGGCCGCGGCGCGATGAACGAGCCGTTGCGGGCAGCCGATCCGCGCTGCGGCGCCGCGCCGACCGTATCGCTGGCCGAATTCCTCGCGCGCCACCGGCGCCTGTTCGTGCTGACCGGCGCCGGCTGCAGCACCGATTCGGGCATTCCCGACTACCGCGACGCCACCGGCGAGTGGAAGCGCGCGCAGCCGGTGGCCTACCAGGCGTTCATGGGCGAACCGGCCACGCGGCAGCGCTACTGGGCGCGCAGCCTGGTCGGTTGGCCACGCTTCGGCCAGGCCCGGCCCAATGCCACGCATGCCGCGCTGGCGCAGCTGGAAGCGCGCGGCCAGGTCGAGCTGCTGCTGACCCAGAACGTGGACCGCCTGCACCAGGCCGCCGGCAGCAGCGCGGTGATCGACCTGCATGGGCGCCTGGACGCGGTGCGTTGCATGGGCTGCGAACGGCGCTTGCCGCGCGCGGACTTGCAGCAGCGCCTGCTGCAGCACAATCCGCGCTGGGCGACGCTGCAGGCCGGGCAGGCGCCCGACGGCGACGCCGACCTGGAGGACGCGGACTTCGCCACCTTCGCGGTGCCGGCATGCACCCAGTGCGGCGGCGTGCTCAAGCCGGATGTGGTGTTCTTCGGCGAGAGCGTGCCGCGCGAGCGGGTGGCCGCCGCGTTCGCGCACCTGCAGCGCGCCGATGCGATGCTGGTGGTCGGCTCGTCGCTGATGGTCTATTCCGGATTCCGCTTCGTGCAGGCCGCGGCCAGGGCGGGGTTGCCGATCGCCGCGGTCAACCTGGGCCGCACCCGCGGCGACGACCTGCTGAGCCTGAAGCTGGCCCAGCCCTGCGCGCAGGCGCTGCAGTTCCTGCTGGCGCCGGCCGCCGCATAGACCCGGCGCGGTATGCGTTGCGAATCCGGGCACGAACTGATCCATCCGCAGGGTTGATCGGCAACCGCGCCAGGAGTGCAATGGCGCCTTGTCCGCCTCGCGGCGGGCGTCCCCACGGAACCCCACCTTGAGCCGTCTCTTTTCGCCCCTTGCACTGGGGCCGCTGTGGTTGTCCAATCGCATCGTCATTGCGCCGATGTGCCAATACTCCGCCGTGCAGGGCCAGGCCAGTGACTGGCATAGCATTCATCTCGGCCAGCTGGCGCAGTCCGGCGCCGGCCTGCTGATCCTGGAAGCCACCGCGGTGGAACCGCGCGGGCGCATCAGCTATGCCGACCTGGGCCTGTGGGACGACGCCACCGAAGCCGCGCTGCGCGGCATACTGGCCGTGGTGCGGCGCTGGTCGCCGATGCCGCTGGGGATCCAGCTCGGGCACGCCGGGCGCAAGGCGTCCACGCACAAGCCCTGGGACGGTGGCGGCGCGATCGCGCCGACGCAGCCGGACGGCTGGCAGACGCTGGCGCCGTCGGCACAGCCTTTCGCCGCCAACGGCGCGCCGCCGCGGGCACTGGACCTGGCCGGCATCGACGCCATCGTCGAGGCGTTCGTCGCGTCCGCGCGGCGCGCCGAGCGGCTGGGTTTCGAGCTGATCGAACTGCACGCCGCGCACGGCTATCTGCTGCACCAGTTCCTGTCGCCGCTGAGCAACCGGCGCGAGGACGACTATGGCGGCAGCCTGCACAACCGCATGCGCCTGCTGCTGCGCGTGCATGCGGCGGTGCGCGCGGGGGTGTCGGCGTCGGTCGCGGTGGGCGTGCGCATCTCCGCCACCGACTGGGTCCAGGGCGGCTGGGACGTGGCGCAGAGCGTGGTGCTGGCGCAGGCGCTGCAGGCGCAGGGCTGCGACTACCTGCACGTGTCCAGCGGCGGCCTCGACCGCCGTCAGCAGATCCCGCTGGCGGCTGGCTACCAGGTACCGCATGCCGAGGCGATCCATCGTGAAGTGGGCATGCCGGTGATCGCGGTCGGACTGATCACCGAACCGCAGCATGCCGAGGCGATCCTGGCCGGCGACCAGGCCGATGCGATCGCGCTGGCGCGCGGCATCCTCTACGATCCGCGCTGGCCGTGGCACGCCGCCGCGGCGCTGGGTGCCACGCTGAAACCGGCACCGCAGTACCTGCGTTGCGAGCCGCGTTCGGCGCGCGGCCTGTTCGCCGCGTGAGCGGTCCGCGCAGCGCCGCACGCAGCGTGGCTTCCAGCTTGCGCCGTCCAGGGAGTTGGCAATGAGCATCGGATTTCTCGGCCTGGGCACGATGGGCCAGCCGATCGCGCACAACCTGCTGCGCTTGGAAGTTGAGTCTAAGCTGTGCCTGGCCAGCGCGATCGGCACCATGGCCGAAGCGTCGGCGCTGGTGCGCGGGCACGGCGTGGAGGCGGCCGATTTCCTGGGCATGCTCGGCAGCACCGTGTTCGCCGCACCGGCCTACCAGACCTACGGCGGCATGATCGCGCAGCAGCGCTACAGCCCGGCCGGCTTCAAGACCACGCTGGGGCTCAAGGACGTGCGCCTGGCGCTGAGCGCCGGCGAGACCCGCCAGGTGCCGATGCCGCTGGCGGCGGTGCTGCGCGACCAGTTCATCGACGCGATCGCGCACGGCGACGGCGAGCTGGACTGGTCGGCGCTGGCCAAGGTCGCCGCGCGCCGCGCCGGGCAGGCCTGAGTGGGCCCCGGCGATGCCGGCACCCCGCGGGTCCCCGATGGACCCGCCAATGCGGCAGGCGCCGAGGCGTGGCGCAGACTTGCGCGCCACGCTTGAGCTTGCCGCATGCTTCCCGCTAAGAACCTGTTCACGATCTTTCCCGGGTAGTGCAAACTCTGCGGACGCGAACAAAGACGTATCCGAGTGACATGAGCCGGGAGCGGTTCGAGCAGATCCGCCCCATTCTGGAGCAGGCGCGCAAGCGTACCAAGCCACGGACCGTGGATCTGTAGGACGTGTGGTGCGCGGTGCTGTACCTGCTGCGCACCGGCTGTCAGTGGCCAGCGCTGCCCAGCGACTTCCCGAAGTGGCGCACCGTGCACTGCTACTTTGCCAAGTGGAGCGAACCAGACGATGAAGGAGTGAGCCTGCTGGAGCGGGCGCTCAAAAAATCAGGGTGGCGCGGCCCGCCAGGGACAGGGGCGCAACGCTTGCAGCACGTTCTTGATCGTGGACGCACAGAGCGTGAAGAACACGGACACGGCTGGCCAGAAGGGTTATGACGCGGGCAAGAAGGTCTCGGGGATCAAGCGTCGCATCGCCGTCGATACCCAAGGCCTGCCGCATGCGGTCGCGGTGACGACGGCGGAAGTGACCGACCGCAAAGGCGCGCTCCAATCCCTGGATCGTTGCAAGCCGAACCTGGGACACGTGCAAAGCCTGTTGTGCGATAGCGTCTATACCGCAGAACCGTTCGCCGAAGGCGTACGAGAGATCCTGGGCAAGCAAGTCACGGTGCAGATCGCCAAACGCAGCGGACTGCACACCTTCAAGGTCATGCCCAAGCGCTGGAGCGTCGAACGCAGCTTTGCGTGGCTGGAAAAGAACCGAAGGCTATGGAAGAACTGCGAGCGCAAGCTCAACACCAGCTTGCAGTTCATCCACCTGGCATGCCTGACACTACTACTCAAAAGATCGTGAACAGGTTCTAAGGTGCGGTGGCCTGCAGCGCACCACAGGAAGATGCCGTGTGCCCGAATTCGTTCGATCCCGGCGCCATGATGCCCTTCCAGCCGCCGCGCGCCGTCGCGCGCGAAGCCGTGCTTGGCCCCTAGCATCCGGACCATCCCGATCACCTGTTGTACGCGCAGATCCGCGAAGGCGTGCATGCGCTGGACGCCACCTGCGGGCGCGCGCTCGATGCGATCGGCGAGCGTATGGTCGCGCGGCTGCTGCCGTTGGCGAAGGAGTACGGGTTCGACCAGGTCGATCACGTGGTGCTGAGCCGCGAGCTGGGCGAGGTGGAGCACGGCGAGAACGTGTTCCGGGTACGCGGCGACCTGGACGACCCGGCGCACCTGCGCGCGCATCACCACGCACGAGGCGGTGGGCATGTCGGCGGCCGACTCGCTGGCACGGCTGGAAAAGGTCAACCGCCGCCTGGCGCTGCGCTTGCGCCCGGAGTGAGCGGGGAAGGCGCCCGCCGGCACCCCGCATCGCAATCCCCAATCCCCAATCCCGGCTCTTCCAATATCATTGGGCGGATGCGCGCCGATCACATCCTGACCCTGTCCTGCCCGGACCGTACCGGCATCGTCTACCGCGTCAGCGGCCTGCTGTTCGAGCACGGCTGCAACATCCTCGACGCACAGCAGTTCGGCGACGAGGAGAGCGGCCGCTTCTTCCTGCGTGTGCACTTCGACGCGCCCGCCGCCTGCACTGCCACGGCGTTGCAGGAGCATCTGGCGCCGCTCGTCGCCGACTACGCGATGGACTGGCAACTGCACGATGCGCGGCGCCGCGCGCGCCTGCTGGTGCTGGTCAGCAAGCAGGGCCATTGCCTCAACGACCTGCTGTTCCGCGCGCACAGCCGGCAACTGCGCGTGGACATCGCCGCGGTGGCGTCCAACCACGCCGATTTCGCCGCGTTGGCGCGCTCCTACGGCGTGCCGTTCCACCACCTGCCGGTCGGCGCCGCCAATCGCGCCGAGCAGGAAGCGCAGCTGCTGGCGCTGGTCGAGCGCGAGCGCATCGACCTGGTGGTGCTGGCGCGCTACATGCAGATCCTGTCGCCGGCGCTGTGCGCCGCGCTGGCCGGGCGCGCGATCAACATCCACCACAGCTTCCTACCCAGCTTCAAGGGCGCGCAGCCGTACCATCAGGCCCACGCCCGCGGGGTCAAGATCATCGGCGCCACCGCGCACTACGTCACCGGCGACCTCGACGAAGGCCCGATCATCGAACAGGACGTGGCCCGCGTGGACCATGCGATGACCCCGCGCGAGCTGGTGCGCCTGGGCAGCGACACCGAATCGCTGGTCCTGGCCCGCGCCGTGCGCCGCCACGTCGAGCATCGCATCCTGCTCAACGGGCATCGAACTGTCGTGTTTAGGTGAGTCCGGGATTGGGGATTGGCAACAGCGCGGGACATCCGCAAGCCCATGGCGGTACCGGTCGCGGCTGATGGCCCGAGGCCACCCAGAGCCGCTCCTACAAAGAACAGCACCTGGGTCGAAACTGTACCAGTCGCAGCATCGGCACATGGGGGCATCGGCGCTGCACCAGGCGCCCATGCCCGGGCAGTGCCGTTGCAAACCCCCCAATTCCGGCTCCCCCATCCCGGCCCTCCGCTGCCGCGCCGCCGCCGCGTCCCTCCATCGTCGCGTTGCGGCCGGCGTCCAGGGACTGCGCCGGATCGCGCATGCCGGTGGTACGGCACTGGGCGGTGGTGTGCCGCGGTTGACTCCGCCCGGCAGCTGCGCGCGCTTGGACAGGATCGCCGCCTCGGCCGGTGCCGGCGTGCGCATCTGCGCGAACTCCTCCGGCGGTCCGGCCAACTGCTTCGGGATCGGTTCGGCCGCATCCAGCGCAGCGACGGGAACGGCCAGGCGCAGGACGCAGACGGCGGAGACTCTCGACAGCTTCGGCATGACGCGCGCTCCTTGACGTTGCGAAGAAGCGGACCGGCGCGGCCGGAGCATCGCGGCATCGCGGCATCGCGCAGCGACGGCGGCACGTCCGCCGGACGCGGCGCCCACTCGCCGCGAAGATGCATGCCGGTTACAGCCAGGGCAGTTTGCGGGACAACGACGCAGTGCAGCAATGCGGTGGAACTGGGATGCCGCGCGCGGTTGCCGCGACGATGCCCGGCGTGCAGCACGCCGGGCATCGTCGGCTCACGCCGCTTGCGCCTGCTGCGCGCGCAGCTGCCGCGCCGCGGCCACCATCGCGTCCAGCGCGCTACGCGTTTCCGGCCAGCCGCGGGTCTTCAACCCGCAATCCGGATTGACCCACAGTTGCTGCGGATCCAGCACCGCCCGCGCCTTGTCCAGTAGTTGCAGCATCTCCTGCGTGCCGGGTACGCGCGGCGAGTGGATGTCGTATACGCCCGGGCCGATCGCGTTCGGATAGCGGAAGCGCACGAACGCATCGAGCAGTTCCATCCGTGAGCGCGAGGTCTCGATCGAGATCACGTCCGCATCCATCGCCGCCACTGCCTCGATGATGTCGTTGAACTCCGAGTAGCACATGTGGGTATGGATCTGGGTGGCGTCGCGCACCCCGGCCGCGGCGATGCGGAAGCACTGCACCGCCCAGTCCAGGTACGCCTGCCAGTCGGCGCGGCGCAGCGGCAGGCCCTCGCGGATCGCCGGCTCGTCGATCTGGATCACGCCGATGCCGGCCGCCTCCAGGTCGCGCACCTCGTCGCGCAGCGCCAGCGCGATCTGCCGACAGGTCTGCGCGCGTTCCTGGTCGTCGCGCACGAACGACCACTGCAGCACCGTCACCGGCCCGGTCAGCATGCCCTTCATCGGCTTATCGGTCAGCGACTGCGCGTACTGCGTCCAGCGCAGCGTCATCGGCGCCGGGCGCTGCACGTCGCCGAAGATGATCGGCGGCTTCACGCAGCGCGAGCCGTAGCTCTGCACCCAGCCGTGCTTGGTGAAGGCGAAGCCGTCGAGCTGCTCGCCGAAGTACTCGACCATGTCGTTGCGCTCGAACTCGCCGTGCACCAGCACGTCCAGCCCGATCTGCTCCTGCGCGCGCACGCAGCGCTCGGTCTCCGCGGCCAG encodes:
- a CDS encoding NAD-dependent protein deacetylase is translated as MNEPLRAADPRCGAAPTVSLAEFLARHRRLFVLTGAGCSTDSGIPDYRDATGEWKRAQPVAYQAFMGEPATRQRYWARSLVGWPRFGQARPNATHAALAQLEARGQVELLLTQNVDRLHQAAGSSAVIDLHGRLDAVRCMGCERRLPRADLQQRLLQHNPRWATLQAGQAPDGDADLEDADFATFAVPACTQCGGVLKPDVVFFGESVPRERVAAAFAHLQRADAMLVVGSSLMVYSGFRFVQAAARAGLPIAAVNLGRTRGDDLLSLKLAQPCAQALQFLLAPAAA
- a CDS encoding NADH:flavin oxidoreductase/NADH oxidase, producing the protein MSRLFSPLALGPLWLSNRIVIAPMCQYSAVQGQASDWHSIHLGQLAQSGAGLLILEATAVEPRGRISYADLGLWDDATEAALRGILAVVRRWSPMPLGIQLGHAGRKASTHKPWDGGGAIAPTQPDGWQTLAPSAQPFAANGAPPRALDLAGIDAIVEAFVASARRAERLGFELIELHAAHGYLLHQFLSPLSNRREDDYGGSLHNRMRLLLRVHAAVRAGVSASVAVGVRISATDWVQGGWDVAQSVVLAQALQAQGCDYLHVSSGGLDRRQQIPLAAGYQVPHAEAIHREVGMPVIAVGLITEPQHAEAILAGDQADAIALARGILYDPRWPWHAAAALGATLKPAPQYLRCEPRSARGLFAA
- a CDS encoding response regulator transcription factor; protein product: MSRLSDPSGLPTSTANLALRVALLEDDDLLRDRVLVPGLRQHGMAVTPLRTIQALWTALDGDGFTLIEQLQSLRPALGIIVLSGRGDRPDLLRGLNQGADAYLVKPVQIEILAATLFSVARRLHYPQPAASEDWQLQDDGWCLFAPDGNAVPLTGSERKVMQSLWSARGRLVTRDALVGMLGGNLGMEIDPHRLDALLHRLRLKVQERTGVPLPLKSVRGEGYLFMPQER
- a CDS encoding YadA family autotransporter adhesin, with the protein product MGDGAVASGTSAIAIGGSFFGSGFGDSESARSTGFGALAIGTASQATQANATVVGWNAMGSGASASVFGAAAQATGDSATALGRSTMATGEHSAAVGYAAGASGTGAIASGGFSKASGFFSIASGYGAQASGNGGIAIGAGAWALSDHGTALGFGSHADALYSMALGAQALATRSNAVAVGAQSFADGADASAFGSTASANGNGASAVGSGATALAANTVALGYNSAATGADSVAIGAGSVADRDHSVAFGREGAARQLTYVAAGSADTDAVNVLQLRGIASILGAGSVVGSDGSMGGGAYLVQGSAYANVGSAVSALDGALTALDTRVGSLAQGGGGVAVGASVGAGTNAVAAGASATANGENGTAVGANALAFGPNDTALGGNARVNADSSTAVGANASISASATNAVAVGESAAVTAASGTALGQGASVSADNAVALGRNSSASRANTVSVGSAGNARQVTNVAAGSAATDAVNVSQMQAGDSATLSSARAYTDSRLSGWDDTLTTLRNDTDRRFHDVDRRIGRMGAMSAAYAGMAVNTSGLAGANRVGVGVGSQGGESALAVGYQRAIGQRASVSLGGAFSGNDKSVSAGAGLSW
- a CDS encoding sensor histidine kinase, whose translation is MIHRGLLKQAAAAFVAVVLCSAVAANLAFGYQLQAFDPYPMMMLTLAALVIGRRALWLVYLCITLVFWLGMASPWGQNPDAARSPFQNLPSLALSYLMIALVLDRTVASLRESLWRARRNAARLRVGMRERAQAQQRLLHLQKIESVGHLASGVSHDFNNILAAIVGYCAQRHRVHELDFAPHADALAMAEALEGIELAAQRGVAISRKLSAPERFDANEALRGIQPLLRQLFGPAVRLQLELAQEPMALFLDRSQLDLAMLNFAANARDAMPGGGGFSVRLQRNGESARIEIADTGIGMSAEVQRQVFEPFFTTKPAGQGTGLGLAVAFEMARQARGSLDVHSAPGAGTRFVLRLPLAAVLSAPAA
- the purU gene encoding formyltetrahydrofolate deformylase; protein product: MRADHILTLSCPDRTGIVYRVSGLLFEHGCNILDAQQFGDEESGRFFLRVHFDAPAACTATALQEHLAPLVADYAMDWQLHDARRRARLLVLVSKQGHCLNDLLFRAHSRQLRVDIAAVASNHADFAALARSYGVPFHHLPVGAANRAEQEAQLLALVERERIDLVVLARYMQILSPALCAALAGRAINIHHSFLPSFKGAQPYHQAHARGVKIIGATAHYVTGDLDEGPIIEQDVARVDHAMTPRELVRLGSDTESLVLARAVRRHVEHRILLNGHRTVVFR